TATCAGCTCCGAGTCATTGTACAGGAGCACAATCTGCTCGCGGAACAGGGTGATGCCTCCAAAGGTGCACAGGCAGATGGTGAGCACCAGCACGTAGGAAGACAGAATGGCGGATCTGGCGCCTGCCAGATCATTCCGGCCGTGATGGTACGCCACGCGGATGGAAGCCGCCAGCCCTACGGAGAGCGGGAGCATGAACACCAGGGCGCCCACATTCCCGGCAATTTGGTGGCTCGCCACCTGCGTCTCTCCCAGAGGCGCCAGCACCAGAGCCGCCGCGCAGAAGAGCATCACCTCGCACAGCTGGGAAACGCCTATCGGCACGCCCAGCCGCACAAGATGCGTGATGACGGATGGCGTGGGCCGCCGCCAGGAAATGATGTGCCTGCGGTACGGCCTGTGCTTGGGATTAAAGTAAACCAGCAGGAACATCAGCAGGAATTCAATGTAGAAAATGACTGCCGTGGCCGCGCCGCACCCCGCTCCGCCCATGCGGGGAAAACCGTACATGCCGAAGACGAACATGTAGTTCAGGGGAATGTTGAGCAGCAGGCCGCACAATCCCACGTACATGGCGGGCCGCGTCATGTTGGAGCCTTCGTTCAGGCTCTTCAGGGCCACGAATCCCAGGTTGGCGGGAAGCCCCCACATAATGGCGGACATGTAGGCGGAAGCCATTTGACACATGGCGGCGTCATCGGAAATCCAGCCGAACACGTTTCTCAGCGCATCAATGACCGGCATGGAAACCAGGCTGAGCAACAACGCCAGCCACAGGCCGTGGTTGGTCATGTAACCCACGCGGCTTTCATGGCTTTTCCCCCGCATATTGGCAATCACGGGGCCGATGATCATCAGCACGCCGCAGGCGAACAGAGCCACGGGCAGGTACACGGAAGACCCCAGGGCCACGGCGGCCATGTCCGTCACGCCGGCGCTCCCGGCCACAATCGCGTCCACCGCACCCATGCCCACAATGGAGAGGTTGACCACCAGCACCGGGAAAGCCAGCGGTATCAGCTTTTTCATCTCCTTCAAATTCCACGTCTTATTCATTTTCTTATTTCCTTCCATGCCTTTCCTCATTCCAAGAGCCGGAACCATTCCCGGCAAACAAGCCGGACTGGAGCGGCAAGC
This region of Akkermansia muciniphila genomic DNA includes:
- a CDS encoding MATE family efflux transporter; this encodes MNKTWNLKEMKKLIPLAFPVLVVNLSIVGMGAVDAIVAGSAGVTDMAAVALGSSVYLPVALFACGVLMIIGPVIANMRGKSHESRVGYMTNHGLWLALLLSLVSMPVIDALRNVFGWISDDAAMCQMASAYMSAIMWGLPANLGFVALKSLNEGSNMTRPAMYVGLCGLLLNIPLNYMFVFGMYGFPRMGGAGCGAATAVIFYIEFLLMFLLVYFNPKHRPYRRHIISWRRPTPSVITHLVRLGVPIGVSQLCEVMLFCAAALVLAPLGETQVASHQIAGNVGALVFMLPLSVGLAASIRVAYHHGRNDLAGARSAILSSYVLVLTICLCTFGGITLFREQIVLLYNDSELIVSTASVLLILAAAYQLPDCLQVLSAGVLRGFRDTASITFITFFSYWIVGFPACYIFARTDWIVPAMGARGIWTGFIIGLSVAAVLLLWRVRCTARREFALMRQAGLRES